One region of Brassica napus cultivar Da-Ae chromosome A10, Da-Ae, whole genome shotgun sequence genomic DNA includes:
- the LOC106372536 gene encoding probable pectate lyase 18, producing the protein MVAHKRFHIIQKPSCIWIIWFCLLVSLSRHGRASYSLSSSASTSTSSFNLSLPHQHPFPEDIVLNVQRKLNDSLHRRNLLTYQQGDGDTTASAPIPSCITGNPIDDCWRCDPNWSQNRQRLADCSIGFGQGTLGGKGGRFYLVTDSSDDDAANPTPGTLRHAVIQAEPLWIVFSGDMGIRLRHELIVGSYKTIDGRGANVQITGHGCLTIQQVSHVIIHNVHVHHCKPSGNTLVASSPTHVGFRGVSDGDGISVSASHHIWVDHCSLGYCSDGLIDVILASTAVTISNNYFHHHDEVMLLGHDDRYTADTGMQVTIAFNHFGEGLVQRMPRCRHGYIHVVNNDFTAWEMYAIGGSANPTINSQGNRYTAPINPNAKEVTKRVDTNEKHWGKWNWRTDGDVMVNGAFFVPSGDGVSLAYARATSLQAKAAGFIDQLTVNAGVFGDPSGRNGQGGGFPGITDGGGTITRGYSKGGPDGGGSDSDGGIFSMIFGSNTNAAAAALRPGQVWWILFTILLNWYFSNHRR; encoded by the exons ATGGTGGCTCATAAGAGGTTCCATATTATTCAAAAACCATCATGCATTTGGATAATCTGGTTCTGCCTCTTGGTTTCTCTCTCTCGCCATGGAAGAGCATCTTactcattatcatcatcagcCTCAACCTCAACATCTTCCTTCAATCTTTCCCTCCCACACCAACACCCATTCCCTGAAGATATTGTTCTTAATGTCCAAAG GAAGCTCAACGATTCTCTCCACAGAAGAAACCTCCTCACTTACCAACAAGGCGACGGCGACACGACGGCCTCGGCGCCAATACCTTCTTGCATCACCGGAAACCCAATCGACGACTGCTGGCGCTGCGACCCAAACTGGTCTCAAAACCGCCAGCGCCTCGCCGACTGCTCCATCGGCTTCGGACAAGGCACGCTCGGCGGCAAAGGCGGCCGCTTTTACCTCGTCACCGACTCCTCCGACGACGACGCGGCGAACCCGACCCCCGGAACCCTCCGCCACGCCGTGATCCAGGCGGAGCCTCTCTGGATCGTCTTCTCCGGCGACATGGGGATCAGACTACGACACGAGCTCATCGTCGGAAGCTACAAAACCATCGACGGACGCGGCGCGAACGTGCAAATCACCGGCCACGGATGCCTCACGATCCAGCAGGTGAGCCACGTCATCATCCACAACGTCCACGTTCACCACTGCAAGCCCTCCGGGAACACTCTGGTCGCTTCGTCGCCGACGCACGTCGGGTTCAGAGGAGTCTCCGACGGAGACGGGATCTCCGTCTCCGCTTCGCATCACATTTGGGTCGATCACTGCTCTTTAGGGTACTGTTCCGACGGACTCATCGACGTCATCCTTGCGTCAACGGCCGTTACTATCTCCAACAACTACTTTCATCATCACGACGAAGTTATGCTCTTAGGCCATGACGACcg TTATACGGCGGATACGGGGATGCAGGTGACGATTGCGTTCAATCATTTCGGAGAGGGGCTCGTGCAGAGGATGCCGCGGTGTAGACATGGTTATATTCATGTGGTGAACAATGATTTCACTGCATGGGAGATGTATGCTATTGGTGGAAGTGCTAACCCTACGATCAATAGTCAGGGTAATCGTTACACCGCACCCATTAATCCTAATGCCAAAGAG GTGACGAAGCGAGTGGACACAAACGAGAAACACTGGGGGAAATGGAACTGGAGGACGGACGGAGACGTTATGGTTAACGGAGCGTTTTTCGTGCCGTCAGGTGACGGAGTCAGCCTAGCTTACGCCCGAGCCACTAGTCTTCAGGCAAAAGCCGCTGGATTCATTGACCAGCTAACGGTCAATGCCGGCGTTTTCGGCGATCCCAG TGGGAGAAACGGCCAAGGAGGAGGTTTTCCCGGAATCACTGACGGTGGTGGGACCATCACACGCGGCTACAGTAAAGGTGGACCCGACGGTGGCGGCAGCGACAGCGATGGTGGCATTTTCTCAATGATATTCGGTAGTAATACAAATGCGGCGGCGGCAGCTTTGAGGCCGGGACAAGTCTGGTGGATTTTGTTCACTATCTTATTAAATTGGTATTTTTCAAACCATAGGAGATGA